A stretch of the Massilia varians genome encodes the following:
- a CDS encoding thermostable hemolysin, with product MMNILEPPAGKTLPPRRSRQSRAGLECYERGDPGRAQLEAFIAATFLENYGARIAHFSDTLVGCRDADGAWTAALGFSLAGAHPLFLEHYLDGPIEAEVGARLGRPVARAEIVEVGNLAALRPGAARALIVGTTGLLHGLGLGVVAFTATTSLLNSFSRLQLRPQVLAPADPARLPDGGSHWGSYYDTHPQVMFGDIQYGYSELARLAARPRDPAE from the coding sequence ATGATGAACATCCTCGAACCACCTGCGGGCAAAACCCTGCCGCCGCGCCGGTCGCGCCAGTCCCGGGCCGGCCTCGAATGCTACGAGCGGGGCGACCCCGGGCGCGCGCAGCTCGAGGCCTTCATTGCGGCCACCTTCCTGGAGAACTACGGCGCGCGTATTGCCCACTTCAGCGACACCCTGGTGGGCTGCCGCGATGCGGACGGCGCCTGGACGGCCGCGCTGGGCTTTTCGCTGGCCGGCGCCCATCCGCTGTTCCTGGAGCACTACCTGGACGGCCCGATCGAAGCGGAAGTCGGCGCGCGGCTCGGCCGTCCGGTCGCGCGCGCCGAGATCGTCGAGGTCGGGAACCTGGCCGCGCTGCGTCCGGGCGCGGCGCGCGCCCTGATCGTCGGCACCACCGGCCTGTTGCACGGGCTCGGCCTGGGCGTGGTGGCCTTCACCGCCACCACCAGCCTGCTCAACTCCTTCAGCCGCCTCCAGCTACGCCCGCAGGTGCTGGCGCCCGCCGATCCGGCGCGCCTGCCCGACGGCGGCAGCCATTGGGGCAGCTACTACGACACCCACCCACAAGTCATGTTTGGCGACATTCAATATGGATATTCAGAACTTGCTCGACTCGCTGCCCGACCACGCGATCCTGCTGAGTGA
- a CDS encoding TRAP transporter TatT component family protein, translating into MMNTVYRWIAAFAAAALLAGSAWAGPAEDVARMQQGWEQIKYGTPAGRQEAEFARLLADSEQMAARNRGNAEVLIWYAIVESTYAGAKGGLGALKYVKNAKKSLEQALALDPNALNGSAYTSLGSLYYQVPGWPIGFGDKTKAEEFLKKGLAVNPDGIDPNYFYGDYLLRQGDYAGAERYLRKALQAPARPGRKLADEGRRGEIRELLNKIAEGKK; encoded by the coding sequence ATGATGAACACCGTATACCGATGGATCGCGGCCTTCGCCGCCGCCGCGCTGCTGGCCGGGAGCGCCTGGGCCGGGCCGGCCGAGGATGTCGCGCGCATGCAGCAGGGCTGGGAACAGATCAAGTATGGAACGCCGGCCGGGCGCCAGGAAGCCGAGTTCGCGCGCCTGCTGGCCGACAGCGAGCAGATGGCGGCGCGCAATCGCGGCAATGCGGAAGTGCTGATCTGGTATGCGATCGTCGAGTCCACCTATGCCGGCGCCAAGGGCGGGCTGGGCGCGTTAAAGTACGTCAAGAACGCCAAGAAGTCGCTGGAACAGGCGCTGGCCCTCGATCCGAACGCGCTCAACGGTTCGGCCTATACCAGCCTCGGTTCGCTGTACTACCAGGTGCCGGGCTGGCCGATCGGCTTCGGCGACAAGACCAAAGCGGAGGAGTTTCTCAAGAAAGGCTTGGCGGTAAATCCGGATGGCATCGATCCGAATTATTTTTATGGCGACTACCTGCTGCGCCAGGGCGACTACGCCGGCGCCGAGCGCTATCTGCGCAAGGCCTTGCAGGCGCCTGCGCGCCCGGGCCGCAAGCTGGCCGACGAGGGGCGGCGCGGGGAAATCAGGGAGTTGCTGAACAAGATTGCGGAAGGGAAGAAGTGA
- a CDS encoding TenA family transcriptional regulator, producing the protein MNFFDQLQSATLAERQEMFSIPIIQDALQGQVVTSQYIAFLSQAYHHVKHTVPLLMACGSRLGERHEWLREAIAEYIEEEVGHQEWILSDIRACGGDAEAVRRARPHPSTELMVAYAYHQVDRGNPVGFFGMVHVLEGTSTALATHAAGTIQTALSLPQEAFSYLSSHGSLDLEHVAFFEQLMNRLEDDADREAVVHMARMMYGLYGNVFRSLPRGEALFGKAA; encoded by the coding sequence GTGAATTTTTTCGACCAATTGCAATCCGCCACCCTGGCCGAACGCCAGGAGATGTTCTCCATCCCGATCATCCAGGACGCGCTCCAGGGCCAGGTGGTGACTTCCCAGTACATCGCCTTCCTGTCGCAGGCCTACCACCACGTGAAGCACACGGTGCCGCTCCTGATGGCCTGCGGCAGCCGCCTCGGCGAACGCCATGAGTGGCTGCGCGAGGCGATTGCCGAATACATCGAGGAGGAAGTCGGGCACCAGGAATGGATCCTGTCCGACATCCGCGCCTGCGGCGGCGACGCCGAGGCGGTGCGCCGCGCCCGGCCCCACCCGAGCACCGAGCTGATGGTGGCCTATGCCTATCACCAGGTGGACCGCGGCAATCCGGTCGGCTTCTTCGGCATGGTGCACGTGCTCGAAGGCACCAGCACCGCGCTGGCCACCCACGCCGCCGGCACCATCCAGACCGCGCTGTCGCTGCCGCAGGAAGCCTTCAGTTACCTGAGCTCGCACGGCAGCCTGGACCTCGAGCACGTGGCCTTTTTCGAACAGCTGATGAACCGGCTCGAGGACGACGCCGACCGCGAGGCGGTGGTCCACATGGCGCGCATGATGTATGGCCTGTACGGCAACGTGTTCCGCAGCCTGCCGCGCGGCGAGGCGCTGTTCGGGAAGGCGGCCTGA
- a CDS encoding AMP-binding protein, producing MDIQNLLDSLPDHAILLSDGERGLDRAALAQGIARIGAALGARTRPLAPVGILADNSPEWLMVDLATQARGLTLVPLPLFFTPQQWAHVIAESGIGALFCADPGQGAALGFDVVHDTGGPLVLCESSRAPRAAPLDGVQKLTFTSGTTSAPKGVCLSAGQQWEVAHALRDGVASLGLERHLCLLPFAVLLENLAGPYTALLSGATTICPPLQETGMRGASGFDAGACLEAIARYAPHSITLVPQMLGALVAASEPGDRRIASLRFVAVGGGKMPPQLIAAARARGFPVFEGYGLSECASVVALNLPGAQRDGSVGRPLGHRRVAIAADGEILVEGCAARYLGQPVQADPWLATGDLGHLDADGFLFVDGRKKDILITGYGRNVSPEWPEAVLLGTGLFAQAMVLGEAQPYLAALLVPARPDLALAQLQEAVDRANAQLPDYAQVRRWRPVAPFSPAAGLLTPNGRLRRAAIRAVHAHDIASLFDQPEYST from the coding sequence ATGGATATTCAGAACTTGCTCGACTCGCTGCCCGACCACGCGATCCTGCTGAGTGACGGCGAGCGCGGGCTCGACCGCGCCGCGCTCGCGCAGGGCATTGCGCGCATCGGCGCCGCGCTCGGCGCGCGCACCCGGCCCCTGGCCCCGGTGGGCATCCTGGCCGACAATTCGCCCGAGTGGCTGATGGTCGACCTCGCCACGCAGGCGCGCGGCCTCACCCTGGTCCCGCTGCCCCTGTTCTTCACCCCGCAGCAGTGGGCGCACGTCATCGCCGAGAGCGGCATCGGCGCGCTGTTCTGCGCCGATCCGGGGCAGGGCGCCGCGCTCGGCTTCGATGTGGTCCACGATACCGGCGGGCCGCTGGTGCTGTGCGAAAGCAGCCGCGCGCCGCGCGCCGCGCCGCTCGACGGGGTGCAGAAGCTGACCTTCACGTCCGGCACCACCTCGGCGCCCAAGGGTGTGTGCCTCTCCGCCGGGCAGCAATGGGAGGTGGCCCACGCCCTGCGCGACGGCGTCGCGTCGCTGGGACTGGAACGCCACCTGTGCCTGCTGCCGTTCGCGGTGCTGCTCGAGAACCTCGCCGGCCCGTATACCGCCTTGCTCAGCGGCGCCACCACGATCTGTCCGCCCTTGCAGGAAACCGGGATGCGCGGCGCCAGCGGCTTCGATGCCGGCGCCTGCCTCGAGGCGATCGCGCGTTATGCGCCGCACAGCATCACCCTGGTGCCGCAGATGCTGGGGGCGCTGGTGGCCGCCAGCGAGCCCGGCGACCGGCGCATCGCCAGCCTGCGGTTCGTGGCGGTCGGCGGCGGCAAGATGCCGCCGCAGCTGATCGCGGCCGCCCGGGCGCGCGGCTTCCCGGTGTTCGAAGGCTACGGGCTGTCGGAATGCGCGTCGGTGGTGGCGCTGAACCTGCCGGGGGCGCAGCGCGACGGCAGCGTCGGCCGCCCGCTGGGGCACCGGCGCGTCGCCATCGCCGCCGACGGCGAAATCCTGGTCGAGGGCTGCGCCGCGCGCTACCTGGGCCAGCCGGTGCAGGCCGATCCCTGGCTGGCGACCGGCGACCTGGGCCACCTCGACGCGGACGGTTTCCTGTTCGTCGACGGCCGCAAGAAGGACATCCTGATCACCGGCTACGGCCGCAACGTCTCCCCCGAATGGCCCGAGGCGGTCCTGCTCGGCACCGGCCTGTTCGCCCAGGCCATGGTGCTCGGCGAGGCCCAGCCTTACCTGGCCGCGCTGCTGGTGCCCGCGCGCCCTGACCTGGCCCTGGCGCAGCTGCAGGAGGCGGTCGACCGCGCCAACGCGCAGCTGCCGGACTACGCGCAGGTCCGGCGCTGGCGCCCGGTTGCGCCATTTTCTCCGGCGGCCGGCCTGCTCACCCCCAACGGGCGCCTGCGCCGCGCCGCGATCCGGGCCGTCCACGCGCATGACATCGCATCCCTGTTCGATCAACCGGAGTATTCAACGTGA
- a CDS encoding response regulator yields the protein MRLLLVEDDALLANGLLVALRRAHYTVEHVRDGASAVAALRDNAFDLAVLDLGLPDLDGTRVLERVRASGNGVPVLILSARDAMRDRVQGLDLGADDYLVKPFELDELLARLRVLLRRHGGRPVNRIERGVLVLEEDSLRASWHGQPVELQRLEFMLLKQLAENPLRVFNRAQLEESLYGWGEGAESNTIDVHVHHLRKKLAPAAIKTIRGVGYRLGDVGA from the coding sequence TTGAGGTTGCTGCTGGTGGAAGACGACGCGTTGCTCGCCAACGGGCTGCTGGTGGCATTGCGCCGTGCGCACTACACGGTCGAGCACGTGCGCGACGGCGCTTCCGCGGTAGCGGCGCTGCGCGACAATGCCTTCGACCTGGCGGTGCTCGACCTCGGCCTGCCCGACCTCGACGGCACCCGGGTGCTGGAGCGGGTGCGCGCCAGCGGCAACGGCGTGCCGGTCCTGATCCTGTCGGCGCGCGACGCCATGCGCGACCGCGTCCAGGGCCTGGACCTCGGGGCCGATGACTACCTGGTCAAGCCCTTCGAGCTCGACGAACTGCTGGCGCGCCTGCGCGTGCTGCTGCGGCGCCACGGCGGACGACCGGTGAACCGGATCGAACGCGGCGTCCTGGTGCTGGAGGAAGACAGCCTGCGCGCGTCCTGGCATGGCCAGCCGGTCGAGCTGCAACGTCTCGAGTTCATGCTGCTCAAGCAGCTCGCCGAGAACCCGCTGCGCGTATTCAATCGTGCGCAGCTCGAAGAGTCGCTGTATGGCTGGGGCGAAGGCGCCGAGAGCAACACCATCGACGTGCATGTCCACCACCTGCGCAAAAAGCTCGCCCCGGCAGCGATCAAGACCATCCGCGGTGTCGGCTACCGCCTGGGCGACGTCGGCGCATGA
- the mgtA gene encoding magnesium-translocating P-type ATPase, which translates to MKRSRAQPHPAAPEPAALAALDAGAALRLLGTGADGLPSAEARMRLARHGPNTVARAQSRPAVLVFLSGFMRPLPLLLLVLAGLDLLTGEGFGAAMIAAMVLLSTVLGFVQEHRADRAAQRLRAMVRTTVRVRRPGPEGDADGAEVEHPLEALVPGDVVLLAAGDPVPAEVRFIEAIDLFVDQSSLTGESLPVRKQAGALAGDRGGSAATADLDNIGFMGTHVTSGSARALVFATGAGTGFGQLAAALVEGRERSDFDRGIAAVIALLLRIMMVMAPLVLLLNWASKGDPYEALLFATAVAVGLAPEMLPVIVTANLARGALELSARGVIVKRLAAVQTLGAIDVLCADKTGTLTQDRVVLERHVDLLGRDSERVLDYAYLNSYHQTGLHNLLDKAVLGHARAHARLRPDLGWRKLGEIPFDFARRRMSVVLQAPDGARILVCKGAVEEIGSACSAAEGAQGVTPFEAAHAGALGTVAQHLNEEGLRVIAIAWRALRDDETALADPGLERDLVLLGYIAFFDPPKDSAGAALAGLASRGVAVKVLSGDNATVCTHVCRMVGLDPGAVAEGSGLDKLDDVELGRLALRTTVFAKLAPAQKTRVIRCLQAQGRVVGLLGDGVNDGPALKAADVGISVDTGADVARESADLILLQKSLLAVDAGVLAGRRVFGNIVKYIRMSASSNFGNMLSVLGASVLLPFLPMAPVQVLLNNLLYDCAQTALVTDRVDPDFLARPRHWDVKALRRYVLCFGPISSLFDYATFALLWFGLGAAHAPALFQTGWFVESLLSQTLIVYVIRTGAGAGHANRPSAALVLASLAICCAGLWLPVSPLAPLLGAVPLPPAYWWGLAAILAGYALLTRAAKSWLLRRVDAA; encoded by the coding sequence ATGAAGCGCAGCCGGGCGCAGCCGCACCCGGCCGCACCCGAACCGGCGGCCCTGGCCGCACTCGATGCCGGGGCGGCCCTGCGCCTGCTCGGCACCGGCGCCGACGGCTTGCCGTCCGCCGAGGCCCGCATGCGTCTGGCGCGCCATGGGCCGAACACCGTTGCGCGGGCGCAAAGCCGGCCGGCCGTACTCGTTTTCCTCTCCGGTTTCATGCGGCCGCTTCCGCTGCTGTTGCTGGTCCTGGCCGGGCTGGACCTGCTCACCGGCGAGGGTTTTGGCGCCGCCATGATCGCGGCCATGGTGCTGCTGTCGACGGTACTCGGCTTCGTGCAGGAACACCGGGCCGACCGCGCCGCCCAGCGCCTGCGCGCGATGGTGCGCACCACGGTCCGGGTACGGCGCCCGGGGCCGGAAGGAGACGCGGACGGCGCCGAAGTCGAGCATCCGCTCGAGGCGCTGGTGCCGGGCGATGTCGTGCTGCTGGCCGCGGGCGACCCGGTGCCGGCCGAGGTACGCTTCATCGAAGCGATCGACCTGTTCGTCGACCAATCCTCGCTCACCGGAGAATCGCTGCCCGTGCGCAAGCAGGCCGGGGCGCTGGCCGGCGACCGCGGCGGCAGCGCGGCAACGGCCGACCTGGACAACATCGGCTTCATGGGCACCCACGTGACCAGCGGCAGCGCGCGTGCCCTGGTGTTCGCCACCGGCGCCGGCACCGGATTCGGGCAGCTCGCCGCGGCGCTGGTCGAGGGCCGCGAGCGCAGCGACTTCGATCGCGGCATCGCCGCCGTGATCGCCCTGCTGCTGCGCATCATGATGGTGATGGCGCCCCTGGTGCTGCTGCTGAACTGGGCTAGCAAGGGCGATCCCTACGAAGCGCTGCTGTTCGCCACCGCGGTGGCGGTCGGCCTGGCGCCCGAGATGCTGCCCGTGATCGTCACTGCCAACCTCGCGCGCGGCGCGCTGGAACTGTCCGCGCGCGGCGTGATCGTCAAACGCCTGGCCGCGGTGCAGACCCTGGGCGCGATCGACGTGCTGTGCGCCGACAAGACCGGCACCCTGACCCAGGACCGGGTGGTGCTGGAACGCCATGTCGACCTCCTCGGACGCGATTCGGAACGCGTGCTCGACTACGCCTACCTGAACAGCTACCATCAGACCGGGCTGCACAACCTGCTCGACAAGGCGGTGCTCGGGCACGCACGGGCGCACGCGCGCCTGCGCCCGGATCTGGGCTGGCGCAAGCTCGGCGAAATTCCGTTCGACTTCGCGCGGCGCCGGATGTCGGTCGTGCTGCAGGCGCCGGACGGCGCGCGCATCCTGGTGTGCAAGGGCGCCGTCGAGGAAATCGGCAGCGCCTGCAGCGCCGCCGAGGGCGCGCAGGGCGTGACCCCGTTCGAGGCCGCCCACGCAGGCGCCCTGGGCACGGTGGCGCAACACCTGAACGAGGAAGGCCTGCGGGTGATCGCGATCGCGTGGCGCGCGCTGCGCGACGACGAGACCGCGCTTGCCGACCCGGGACTCGAGCGCGACCTGGTGCTGCTGGGCTACATCGCCTTCTTCGATCCGCCCAAGGACTCGGCCGGCGCCGCGCTGGCCGGCCTGGCCTCCCGCGGCGTCGCCGTCAAGGTACTCAGCGGCGACAATGCGACGGTCTGCACCCACGTATGCCGGATGGTCGGCCTCGATCCGGGCGCGGTGGCCGAAGGTAGCGGGCTCGACAAACTGGACGATGTCGAACTGGGCCGACTGGCGCTGCGCACCACAGTGTTCGCCAAGCTGGCGCCGGCGCAGAAGACCCGCGTGATCCGCTGCCTCCAGGCCCAGGGCCGGGTAGTCGGGTTGCTCGGCGACGGCGTCAATGACGGCCCCGCGCTCAAGGCCGCCGACGTCGGCATCTCGGTCGATACCGGCGCCGACGTGGCGCGCGAGTCGGCCGACCTGATCCTGCTGCAAAAGAGCCTGCTCGCGGTCGACGCCGGCGTGCTGGCCGGCCGCCGCGTGTTCGGGAACATCGTCAAGTACATCCGCATGAGCGCGAGCTCGAACTTCGGCAACATGCTCAGCGTGCTCGGCGCCAGCGTCCTGCTGCCCTTCCTGCCGATGGCGCCGGTCCAGGTACTGCTCAACAACCTGCTGTACGACTGCGCCCAGACCGCGCTCGTGACCGACCGGGTCGATCCGGACTTCCTGGCGCGCCCGCGCCACTGGGACGTCAAGGCCCTGCGCCGCTACGTCCTGTGCTTCGGTCCGATCAGTTCCCTGTTCGACTATGCCACCTTCGCCCTGCTGTGGTTCGGCCTCGGCGCGGCCCACGCGCCGGCATTGTTCCAGACCGGCTGGTTCGTGGAATCGCTGCTGTCGCAGACCCTGATCGTCTACG
- a CDS encoding SDR family oxidoreductase, which yields MARLPQPGRYRAVLTGASGGIGAAIAARLAPQCALLILVGRQRQALEALAAQLRGCDVQIVCGDLCDPHTASAIAATARASGGIDLLINNAGVSGFHAFETQDPAAIRAQVETNLLAPMLLTRELLPLLGAAPRAQVINIGSVFGALGFPGFAAYGAAKAGLAGFSQALRREYADSTVSVRHFSPRATRTPINSAAVNDMNQALRTAQDTPEAVADAFMAFLSGSAATRTLGSAERFFVLVNKLLPGIPDKAIRKQLVQIRKYLPR from the coding sequence ATGGCGCGGCTACCGCAACCCGGGCGCTACCGCGCCGTCCTCACCGGTGCCAGCGGCGGCATCGGCGCGGCGATCGCCGCCCGCCTGGCCCCGCAGTGCGCCCTCCTGATCCTGGTCGGACGCCAGCGCCAGGCGCTCGAGGCCCTGGCGGCGCAGCTGCGCGGCTGCGACGTCCAGATCGTCTGCGGCGACCTGTGCGACCCGCATACCGCGAGCGCCATTGCCGCCACCGCGCGCGCCAGCGGCGGGATCGACCTGTTGATCAACAATGCCGGCGTCAGCGGCTTCCACGCCTTCGAGACCCAGGACCCGGCCGCCATCCGCGCCCAGGTCGAGACCAACCTGCTGGCGCCGATGCTGCTCACCCGCGAACTGTTGCCGCTGCTGGGCGCGGCGCCCCGGGCCCAGGTGATCAACATCGGTTCGGTGTTCGGCGCGCTTGGCTTTCCCGGCTTCGCCGCCTATGGCGCCGCCAAGGCCGGCCTGGCCGGATTTTCGCAAGCGCTGCGGCGCGAGTACGCCGACTCGACGGTCTCGGTGCGCCATTTCTCGCCGCGGGCCACCCGCACGCCGATCAACAGCGCCGCCGTCAACGACATGAACCAGGCCTTGCGCACGGCGCAGGATACGCCCGAGGCGGTGGCGGATGCCTTCATGGCCTTCCTTTCGGGAAGTGCCGCGACCCGCACCCTGGGCTCGGCGGAACGCTTCTTCGTCCTGGTCAACAAGCTGCTCCCCGGCATACCCGACAAGGCGATTCGCAAGCAGCTGGTCCAGATTCGAAAATACTTGCCTCGATAA